In Hahella sp. KA22, one genomic interval encodes:
- a CDS encoding lysophospholipid acyltransferase family protein: MQAFQLFRSFVFYIGYAWGVIITSLIGMLVGPYVNFEKRYYIVSRFNVFALWWARIVCGIRYEIEGLENIPKTSCVVVSNHQSAWETYLLGVIFRPQCTVLKQELMKVPFFGWALKRLKPIAIDRSKPSAALKQLLKQGKERLTSGYWVVIYPEGTRVRPGQVGKYNKGGALLAVSAGVPLLPVAHNAGDCWPAGSISKRPGLIRVKVGAPIETSGRATDEVHKEMEEWIRRNSAALSQA; this comes from the coding sequence GTGCAGGCATTTCAGCTATTTCGGTCTTTCGTTTTTTATATTGGGTATGCTTGGGGCGTCATCATCACATCTTTGATTGGGATGCTGGTAGGCCCTTACGTCAATTTTGAAAAGCGGTATTACATCGTATCCCGGTTTAATGTGTTCGCACTTTGGTGGGCGCGTATTGTCTGCGGTATACGTTATGAGATCGAGGGGCTGGAGAATATTCCAAAAACGAGCTGCGTGGTTGTCAGTAATCATCAGAGCGCTTGGGAGACCTATTTGTTAGGGGTCATATTTCGTCCTCAGTGCACAGTGCTTAAGCAAGAGCTGATGAAGGTTCCGTTTTTTGGTTGGGCGCTAAAGAGGTTGAAACCTATCGCCATCGACCGGAGTAAGCCGTCAGCGGCGCTTAAGCAGCTGCTTAAGCAGGGAAAGGAGCGTTTGACGTCAGGGTATTGGGTTGTGATTTACCCCGAAGGGACGCGCGTTCGTCCTGGGCAGGTCGGTAAGTACAACAAGGGCGGCGCTTTATTGGCTGTCAGCGCGGGCGTTCCTTTGCTGCCTGTGGCGCACAATGCTGGAGATTGCTGGCCTGCCGGCAGCATTAGTAAGCGTCCGGGATTGATAAGGGTCAAAGTCGGGGCGCCGATTGAAACCAGTGGACGAGCTACCGATGAGGTCCACAAGGAGATGGAAGAGTGGATAAGGCGGAATTCCGCCGCCTTAAGCCAAGCGTAA
- the ychF gene encoding redox-regulated ATPase YchF has protein sequence MGFNCGIVGLPNVGKSTLFNALTQAGIDAENFPFCTIEPNSGIVAMPDPRLQKLAEIVKPQKVIPTTMEFVDIAGLVAGASKGEGLGNQFLANIRQTDAIAHVVRCFADENVVHVANKVDPAADIDVINTELALADLDTVEKGIKRISRIAKGGDKFAKQQIEVMEKLLPHLNEAKPVRALNLSADEMLAIRELCLLTVKPTMYIANVAEDGFENNPHLDVVRAIAEKEGAIVVPICNKLESEIAELEDEEKAEFLADLGMEEPGLDRVIRAGYKLLGLQTYFTAGVKEVRAWTVKIGATAPQAAGVIHSDFERGFIRAEVVGYDDFTSFNGEQGAKEAGKWRLEGKDYVVQDGDVIHFRFNV, from the coding sequence ATGGGATTTAATTGCGGCATAGTCGGACTCCCTAACGTAGGCAAATCAACCCTGTTCAACGCACTCACCCAAGCGGGCATCGACGCCGAAAACTTCCCTTTTTGCACCATTGAGCCCAACTCAGGCATCGTCGCCATGCCCGACCCTCGTTTGCAAAAGCTGGCGGAAATCGTCAAGCCTCAGAAAGTCATCCCCACTACCATGGAATTTGTCGATATCGCAGGCCTGGTAGCTGGAGCCTCCAAAGGCGAAGGCTTGGGTAATCAGTTTCTGGCGAACATCAGACAGACCGACGCTATCGCACACGTGGTGCGCTGCTTTGCTGACGAGAATGTGGTTCACGTGGCGAACAAAGTCGACCCAGCCGCCGACATTGACGTCATTAATACAGAGTTGGCTCTCGCCGACCTGGACACAGTAGAAAAAGGCATCAAGCGGATCTCGCGCATCGCCAAAGGCGGAGACAAATTCGCCAAACAGCAAATTGAGGTGATGGAAAAGTTACTGCCGCACCTGAATGAAGCCAAGCCCGTACGCGCCTTAAATCTCAGCGCAGATGAAATGCTGGCGATCAGAGAGTTATGCCTACTTACCGTTAAACCAACCATGTACATCGCCAACGTTGCCGAAGACGGTTTCGAGAATAACCCCCACCTCGACGTGGTGCGAGCTATTGCCGAAAAAGAAGGTGCTATCGTCGTGCCCATCTGCAATAAGCTGGAGTCCGAAATCGCAGAACTGGAGGACGAAGAGAAAGCCGAATTCCTGGCCGACCTGGGCATGGAAGAGCCCGGACTTGATCGCGTCATTCGGGCAGGCTACAAACTACTGGGTCTTCAGACTTATTTTACCGCTGGTGTAAAAGAAGTCCGCGCCTGGACCGTTAAAATCGGCGCAACCGCACCTCAGGCGGCGGGCGTCATCCACTCCGATTTTGAGCGCGGATTCATTCGGGCTGAAGTGGTCGGCTATGACGACTTCACCTCCTTCAACGGAGAACAAGGAGCCAAAGAAGCCGGAAAATGGCGCCTGGAAGGCAAGGATTACGTCGTTCAAGACGGCGACGTAATTCATTTCCGATTTAACGTATAA
- a CDS encoding ABC transporter substrate-binding protein, with protein sequence MIAKKLLLVSVLFLSAIARGETFNLVTENFPPFNMGEEDHKYEHKADAISGINVDIVKELFKRSGYDYRMKLRNWNYAYNFAQRKEFRGVFGTTLTDARKPLFKWVGPLAKNDWVFFARNDTTIKINSVEDAKPYLIGCYKDDSRAQFLKNNGFNASELEDDSLNPKRLQQRQVDLWISSTASGYYYAKLAGVSDIKPIFTIRDTSLYLAMNKDTPDENIEHLNKVLDKMRTEGYLDKVYSNYK encoded by the coding sequence ATGATCGCTAAGAAGCTATTGTTGGTTTCTGTTCTCTTTCTCTCCGCCATTGCTCGTGGCGAAACCTTTAACCTGGTCACGGAAAATTTCCCGCCTTTTAACATGGGCGAGGAAGACCACAAATACGAACACAAAGCTGACGCTATCAGCGGCATCAATGTGGACATTGTCAAAGAGCTCTTCAAACGCTCTGGTTACGACTACCGCATGAAGCTCAGAAACTGGAACTACGCCTATAACTTTGCACAACGCAAGGAATTCCGCGGCGTATTCGGCACCACACTGACTGACGCGCGCAAACCGCTGTTCAAGTGGGTTGGGCCGCTCGCCAAGAATGACTGGGTCTTCTTCGCAAGAAATGACACAACTATCAAAATCAACTCTGTAGAAGACGCCAAGCCTTATCTGATTGGCTGCTACAAGGACGACTCCAGAGCGCAGTTTTTGAAGAACAACGGTTTCAATGCTTCAGAGCTGGAAGATGACAGCCTCAACCCAAAGAGACTGCAGCAAAGACAGGTTGACCTCTGGATCTCCAGCACCGCTTCAGGCTACTACTACGCCAAGCTGGCTGGAGTTTCCGACATCAAACCTATCTTTACTATACGAGACACCAGCTTATATCTGGCGATGAACAAGGACACACCTGACGAAAATATTGAGCACCTCAACAAAGTGCTCGACAAGATGCGCACCGAAGGCTATTTAGACAAAGTGTACTCGAACTACAAATAG
- a CDS encoding ABC transporter substrate-binding protein has product MYYFRSLLLALCATLCLSANAEEVTFNLVTENFPPYNMSVNDAEYEHRPEDITGLITDVVKQIFTKAKIGYTMKLRNWSYAYNYAQRKEFRGVFGTTLTDARKPLFKWVGPIASDGWVLYAKGGSTIKINSIEDAKKYKIGAYKGDVREQWLLSNGFETSSLDDDALNPKRLQNGQIDLWISGPVSGPYYAAKNGVTNIKPVFTVRETQLFLAVNKETPDEYVNKLNEALEKMRSSGELDKITARYR; this is encoded by the coding sequence ATGTATTATTTTCGCTCCCTTCTTTTGGCGTTATGCGCCACTCTCTGCTTATCAGCAAATGCGGAAGAGGTAACTTTCAATCTGGTTACCGAGAACTTCCCCCCCTACAACATGAGCGTTAATGATGCTGAGTACGAACACAGACCCGAGGATATTACTGGTCTGATTACTGATGTTGTTAAACAGATTTTTACTAAGGCGAAAATCGGTTACACCATGAAGCTGCGTAATTGGAGCTACGCATACAACTACGCTCAGCGCAAAGAGTTCCGGGGAGTATTTGGAACCACTCTCACTGACGCACGCAAACCGCTTTTCAAATGGGTTGGCCCTATCGCCTCTGACGGCTGGGTACTGTACGCCAAGGGTGGCTCTACCATTAAAATCAATTCCATTGAGGACGCCAAGAAGTACAAGATAGGCGCTTACAAAGGGGACGTTAGAGAACAGTGGCTACTTTCCAACGGCTTTGAGACTTCCAGTTTGGACGACGATGCCCTGAACCCCAAAAGACTGCAAAACGGCCAGATCGACCTCTGGATATCCGGCCCCGTCTCCGGCCCATACTATGCTGCGAAAAATGGCGTCACCAACATCAAACCTGTATTCACAGTTAGAGAGACGCAACTTTTTTTGGCGGTAAACAAGGAAACCCCGGATGAATACGTGAACAAACTGAACGAAGCCCTGGAAAAAATGCGCTCCAGCGGCGAACTGGACAAAATTACCGCCAGATACAGATAA
- the fnr gene encoding fumarate/nitrate reduction transcriptional regulator Fnr, protein MESKHIATSSPFSLHRGCHECNLSKLCIPIAVGAEDIDRLEEIIRQGKMLNRGEYIFEQHTPFRSCFAVRSGAIKTFTVSEEGEEQVTGFYLPGEIIGLDSVSMEKYSCSAVALERTSVCEIPLEKFEDLASDIPSLQHHFFSLMSKEIQESRQLTMLLSKNSAEERIASLLLSLSTRFSRRRLSGTNFRLPMPRSDIGNYLGLAVETVSRVITRFQNNGIIKVQGREVQILQLDELQKILRHDTKCLEQQKESALNAR, encoded by the coding sequence ATGGAAAGCAAGCATATAGCAACCTCCTCTCCTTTTAGCTTACACAGAGGCTGCCACGAATGTAATTTGAGCAAGCTTTGCATTCCTATCGCGGTTGGGGCTGAAGATATTGATCGTCTGGAAGAAATCATTCGTCAGGGCAAAATGCTCAATCGCGGCGAATATATCTTTGAGCAACACACCCCATTCCGCTCGTGCTTCGCAGTTCGTAGCGGCGCGATCAAAACATTCACCGTATCTGAGGAAGGCGAGGAACAGGTCACTGGCTTTTATCTGCCTGGCGAGATTATCGGCCTGGACAGCGTTAGCATGGAAAAATATTCCTGCTCCGCCGTCGCCCTTGAGCGCACCAGCGTATGCGAAATTCCTCTGGAAAAGTTTGAAGACCTTGCTTCGGACATCCCCAGCCTGCAACACCACTTTTTCTCATTAATGAGCAAAGAGATTCAGGAAAGCAGGCAGCTCACGATGCTACTAAGCAAAAATTCAGCGGAAGAGCGTATAGCCTCTCTGTTATTATCCCTGTCGACCCGCTTCAGTCGTCGTCGCCTGTCCGGCACAAACTTCAGACTTCCTATGCCTCGCAGCGATATCGGCAACTATTTAGGCTTGGCCGTCGAAACTGTCAGCCGGGTCATTACCCGCTTCCAGAACAACGGCATTATAAAAGTTCAAGGAAGGGAAGTTCAGATATTGCAATTGGACGAACTACAGAAAATTCTTCGCCACGACACCAAGTGCCTGGAGCAGCAGAAGGAATCAGCCCTTAACGCTCGTTA
- the pth gene encoding aminoacyl-tRNA hydrolase: MSKPVRAIVGLGNPGPDYAQTRHNAGALWLEHLARKKGQFLRPDKKLHGDYCKISIAGEDIHLLFPTTFMNRSGQSVLSLSQFYKIELENILVAHDELDIDAGTLRLKFGGGHGGHNGLRDIIRCFGGNKDFPRMRLGIGHPGDKSKVTGHVLGRINKEDMDKLESAFYQLDTHLEAIISGQWDTAMNRLHSFRA, from the coding sequence ATGTCGAAGCCTGTTCGCGCCATTGTCGGGCTGGGAAATCCCGGCCCCGACTATGCCCAGACCCGGCATAACGCCGGGGCTCTCTGGTTGGAGCATCTAGCCAGAAAGAAAGGACAATTCTTAAGACCGGACAAAAAGCTTCACGGCGACTATTGCAAAATATCTATCGCTGGCGAAGACATCCACCTGCTTTTTCCCACCACTTTCATGAACCGCAGCGGCCAATCCGTTCTAAGCCTCAGCCAGTTCTACAAAATCGAACTGGAAAATATACTGGTGGCGCACGACGAACTGGACATTGACGCCGGAACGCTTCGCCTCAAGTTTGGCGGCGGACATGGAGGGCACAACGGCCTGCGCGATATCATTCGTTGCTTTGGCGGAAATAAAGACTTCCCCCGCATGCGACTGGGTATCGGCCATCCCGGAGACAAAAGCAAAGTGACAGGCCATGTCCTTGGCAGAATTAATAAAGAGGATATGGACAAGCTGGAATCTGCGTTTTATCAACTGGACACCCACCTGGAGGCAATCATTTCCGGCCAGTGGGATACCGCGATGAACCGCCTGCACAGCTTTCGCGCCTGA